A part of Candidatus Delongbacteria bacterium genomic DNA contains:
- a CDS encoding metal ABC transporter permease encodes MLETLLTPFHYQYMVKAICVSAAVGGVCALLSCFVTLKGWSLMGDALSHAVVPGVVLAHLAALPFSVGAFLSGILAAVTMGAIKSRTHIREDAVIGIVFTTFFAAGVLLISLFPSNISLKTIVFGNILGIADEDILQLLVISAITVSVIAVKWKDLLLFAFDPNQARAIGLNTTVLHYTLLTLLAATSVAGLQAVGACLVVAMLVTPGATAYLLTNRFGTMMLLAAGIGLLTSAGGAYLSYFLNGSTGGCIVVLQVMVFLLTLLLAPRHGVLAGRLAARHAVRTGTTRVPQPANVEGRA; translated from the coding sequence ATGCTTGAGACCCTGCTGACACCGTTCCACTACCAGTACATGGTCAAGGCGATCTGCGTGAGCGCCGCGGTGGGCGGTGTGTGCGCGCTGCTCTCCTGCTTCGTCACGCTGAAGGGCTGGTCGTTGATGGGCGACGCCCTGTCGCACGCCGTGGTTCCGGGCGTGGTCCTGGCGCATCTCGCCGCTCTCCCGTTCTCGGTGGGCGCATTCCTTTCCGGAATACTGGCGGCAGTGACGATGGGCGCGATCAAGTCGCGCACCCATATCCGCGAAGACGCCGTGATCGGCATTGTCTTCACCACGTTCTTCGCCGCCGGCGTGCTGCTGATCTCGCTGTTTCCAAGCAACATCAGCCTGAAGACGATCGTGTTCGGCAACATTCTCGGCATTGCGGACGAGGACATCCTGCAGCTGCTCGTCATCTCGGCCATCACCGTTTCAGTGATCGCCGTCAAGTGGAAGGACCTGTTGCTCTTCGCCTTCGACCCCAACCAGGCCCGGGCCATCGGCCTCAACACGACCGTGCTGCACTACACCCTGCTGACCTTGCTGGCGGCCACATCCGTGGCCGGGTTGCAGGCCGTGGGCGCCTGTCTGGTCGTGGCGATGCTGGTGACGCCCGGGGCAACGGCCTACCTGCTCACGAATCGCTTTGGCACCATGATGCTGCTGGCCGCCGGAATCGGTCTGCTCACTTCCGCCGGCGGGGCCTACCTCAGCTATTTCCTCAATGGTTCGACGGGCGGTTGCATCGTGGTGCTTCAGGTCATGGTCTTTCTGCTCACACTCTTGCTCGCCCCACGACACGGCGTGCTGGCGGGCAGGCTGGCCGCGCGACACGCCGTTCGCACAGGAACCACGCGAGTTCCGCAACCGGCGAACGTGGAAGGCCGGGCCTGA
- a CDS encoding metal ABC transporter substrate-binding protein: MRFTQSRKWPKRLCLLGFLLGVCLIGAAGCQRPAERKTDGKKRVVTTFTILADIASNVAGDKAVVESITKPGAEIHEYEPTPLDIVKAQSADLVLRNGMGLERWFEKFMGSLRDVKSMDCSQGVEPIGIGEGPYNGKPNPHAWMSPANALIYVENIRKALTEIDPENAVAYATNADAYSARILAIDAPLRATLSGIPTDQRWLVTCEGAFSYLARDYDMQELFLWPVNADAEGTPQQIRKVVDTIRRFRIPVVFSESTISDKAQREVCQETGARYGGVLYVDSLTDESGPAPTYLRMLTYNAGVIVSGFDQAR, from the coding sequence ATGCGATTCACACAGTCACGAAAGTGGCCGAAAAGGCTGTGTCTGCTGGGGTTCCTGCTCGGCGTCTGTCTGATCGGAGCAGCTGGATGCCAGCGCCCCGCCGAACGCAAGACCGACGGAAAGAAGCGTGTCGTGACCACCTTCACCATTCTGGCGGACATCGCGAGCAATGTCGCGGGCGACAAGGCGGTGGTGGAATCGATCACGAAACCCGGAGCCGAAATCCACGAGTACGAGCCCACGCCGCTGGATATCGTGAAGGCTCAATCCGCGGATCTGGTGCTGCGCAATGGCATGGGGCTGGAACGCTGGTTCGAGAAGTTCATGGGCTCCCTTCGCGATGTGAAGAGCATGGATTGCAGCCAGGGCGTCGAACCGATCGGAATCGGGGAAGGGCCTTACAACGGCAAACCCAATCCGCACGCCTGGATGTCCCCGGCCAATGCGCTGATCTATGTGGAGAACATTCGCAAGGCACTGACGGAGATCGATCCTGAAAATGCCGTCGCCTATGCGACCAACGCCGACGCATACAGTGCCAGGATCCTGGCGATTGACGCACCGCTGCGCGCGACACTGTCCGGAATACCCACCGATCAACGCTGGCTGGTGACCTGCGAGGGTGCCTTCTCCTATCTGGCGCGGGACTACGACATGCAGGAGCTTTTCCTGTGGCCGGTCAACGCCGATGCGGAGGGCACTCCGCAACAGATTCGCAAGGTGGTGGACACCATTCGCCGCTTCCGCATTCCCGTGGTGTTCTCCGAGAGCACGATCAGCGACAAGGCTCAGCGCGAAGTGTGTCAGGAGACAGGCGCGCGTTACGGCGGGGTGCTGTACGTGGATTCGCTCACGGACGAGAGCGGGCCCGCGCCCACCTACCTCAGAATGCTCACCTACAACGCCGGAGTCATCGTGTCCGGTTTCGACCAGGCACGCTGA
- a CDS encoding ABC transporter permease — protein MSDFLLLMRLEMRKTFRKPRTIVGIVAILVVIPLVVWGLAAGGETIEKEFARGLEEQFIVLGTIMNGYTATVLVLNFLWIHVPLLVTLVAGDTLAGEAAAGTLRLTLTRRQSRSRILAAKWMVSMGYAVGLVFLMGLLAIGLGVLFMGSGDLLVLTEAGISLLGEDQALGQLLAAVACGALSMMTVASLAFLFGVLSENSLTPVIGAMAVIVVSLAVSGLPVTSFDALRPWLFTSHFDIWTLALESPVPGDLLAQSAAIHAGYIALFTGLSFWIFNHKDIRS, from the coding sequence ATGAGCGACTTCCTGCTGCTGATGAGGCTGGAGATGCGCAAGACCTTCCGCAAGCCGCGTACCATCGTGGGCATCGTGGCAATTCTGGTGGTGATTCCGCTGGTGGTCTGGGGGCTGGCCGCGGGAGGCGAGACCATCGAGAAGGAATTCGCGCGCGGGCTGGAGGAGCAGTTCATCGTGCTGGGTACCATCATGAATGGCTACACGGCCACGGTGCTGGTGCTCAATTTCCTCTGGATCCACGTGCCCCTGCTGGTGACCCTGGTGGCCGGTGATACACTGGCGGGCGAGGCGGCGGCGGGCACCCTGCGGCTGACCCTCACCCGGCGCCAGTCGCGCAGCCGGATTCTGGCCGCCAAATGGATGGTCAGCATGGGCTACGCGGTGGGGTTGGTGTTCCTGATGGGGCTGCTGGCCATCGGGCTGGGCGTGTTGTTCATGGGCAGCGGCGACCTGTTGGTGCTGACCGAGGCGGGCATCAGCCTGCTGGGCGAAGACCAGGCGCTGGGCCAGCTGCTGGCGGCCGTGGCCTGCGGGGCGCTGTCCATGATGACCGTGGCCAGTCTGGCCTTCCTCTTCGGTGTGCTGTCCGAGAACAGTCTCACGCCCGTGATCGGTGCCATGGCCGTGATCGTGGTCAGCCTGGCGGTCAGTGGACTGCCGGTGACCAGTTTCGACGCGCTGCGTCCCTGGCTCTTCACCAGCCATTTCGACATCTGGACCCTGGCGCTGGAAAGTCCGGTTCCCGGAGACCTGCTGGCCCAGAGCGCCGCGATTCACGCGGGTTACATCGCGCTGTTCACGGGGCTGTCGTTCTGGATCTTCAACCACAAGGACATCCGCTCATGA
- a CDS encoding cyclodeaminase/cyclohydrolase family protein — protein sequence MIFNELTAAPAAMAHTPADTPHISPAKNALSDRNPPRIRRKVWATDGCAAFLGSSPYRYVVSQCDRQAVGFVGQSAEAPIAGHFNESTTSQPMGGHLEGQVVTGELIKLPADQLLNKFGSGNHKPGSGSAAALIGLLACKLLQTVVSLTNGRDQYQGVVPQLTLANQDILNGIEPKLVSALQSDSEQFERVIQARRLRDAEEDRNKRRALSERALEELRKATDIPIEIAEVCLTLAEKALIVFDLGFKAARGDSGVALSSALAAASGSLSIVYLNLSRFKGSDWAVKTRERADVQSAKLSSLQMELATRINQLREAVVHRESLA from the coding sequence ATGATTTTCAATGAGTTGACAGCAGCGCCAGCCGCCATGGCTCACACACCAGCTGACACTCCACACATCTCTCCAGCCAAGAACGCCCTGTCTGATCGCAATCCACCACGCATCCGCAGAAAAGTCTGGGCCACGGATGGTTGTGCAGCGTTCCTTGGCAGTTCGCCATATCGATATGTTGTTTCACAGTGCGATCGGCAAGCAGTAGGTTTTGTGGGGCAGTCAGCCGAAGCACCGATAGCCGGCCATTTCAATGAAAGCACCACATCCCAGCCAATGGGTGGCCATTTGGAAGGACAAGTTGTGACTGGAGAGTTGATCAAGTTGCCGGCGGATCAGCTGCTGAACAAATTCGGCTCCGGGAATCACAAACCTGGATCCGGAAGTGCCGCCGCGCTGATTGGATTGCTTGCGTGCAAACTGTTGCAGACAGTTGTGTCTCTGACGAATGGCCGAGATCAGTATCAAGGAGTCGTCCCCCAGTTGACATTGGCCAACCAGGATATCCTGAACGGCATCGAACCCAAACTGGTGAGCGCATTACAGAGTGACTCAGAGCAGTTCGAACGTGTCATTCAGGCCAGGCGACTGCGAGATGCCGAAGAGGACAGGAACAAGAGGCGCGCACTTTCGGAGCGGGCACTTGAAGAGCTAAGGAAGGCGACAGATATCCCAATCGAAATCGCCGAAGTATGTCTGACACTTGCAGAGAAGGCACTGATTGTCTTTGATCTGGGGTTCAAAGCGGCGCGCGGCGATTCCGGAGTTGCATTGAGTTCCGCATTGGCCGCCGCTTCGGGTTCATTGTCCATCGTCTACTTGAACCTGTCGAGATTCAAAGGCAGTGACTGGGCGGTGAAGACTCGTGAGCGAGCGGATGTCCAATCCGCGAAACTGAGCAGTTTGCAGATGGAATTGGCAACCAGAATCAATCAGCTTCGTGAAGCAGTTGTCCATCGGGAGTCTTTGGCTTGA
- a CDS encoding DUF134 domain-containing protein has translation MDRSPLVPRPFNCRRIAGSPASPVFKPMGIRRSTLEEVVMTLDEFEAIRLADLEGLYQEQAAAQMNISRATFSRIIESAHRKTADALVHGKALRIEGGPIQMTARRCCRLHDDSVD, from the coding sequence ATGGACAGGAGCCCACTCGTGCCGCGACCTTTCAATTGCCGCCGGATCGCCGGGAGCCCCGCGTCGCCGGTCTTCAAGCCGATGGGCATCCGCAGGAGTACCCTCGAGGAAGTGGTCATGACTCTCGACGAGTTCGAGGCCATCCGCCTCGCCGATCTTGAGGGCCTGTACCAGGAGCAGGCAGCCGCGCAGATGAACATCTCCCGCGCGACCTTCAGCCGGATCATCGAATCCGCCCACCGCAAGACCGCGGATGCCCTGGTGCATGGAAAGGCACTGCGCATCGAAGGGGGCCCGATCCAGATGACGGCACGCCGGTGCTGCCGCCTCCATGATGACTCGGTGGACTGA
- a CDS encoding SAM-dependent DNA methyltransferase, with product MANNKGNGKSLESWIWGAACSIRGAKDAPKFKDYILPLIFTKRLCDVFDDEVNRIAKEVGSRKKAFQLVKADHKLVRFYLPLVPDDPDLPVWSVIRKLADRIGENVTTQMRAIARENSQLQGIIDRVDFNATTHGVRDLDDDRLSNLIEAISSKRLGLDDVEADIIGKSYEYLIRKFAEGSGSSAGEFYTPPEVGTIMSRVLQPEPGMEIHDPTCGSGGLLVKCEIAMEERSIGKQRSVAPLKLFGQEYIPETWAMASMNMIIHDMEGQIEIGDTFKNPKFRDRRGRLRTFDRVVANPMWNQDSFTEADYDADELDRFPAGAGFPGKSSADWGWVQHIHACLNDTGRAAVVLDTGAASRGSGNAGSNKERTVRQWFVDQDLIESVLYLPENLFYNTTAPGIVLFLNRAKPKSRQGKVFLVNASQIFEKGEPKNFIPDAGIQRIAETLIGWKEEEKLSRIVDHAELKKNDYNISPSRYIHTSDAETYRPIAEIVAELKVIEAEARETDKALMKILKQIGV from the coding sequence ATGGCAAACAACAAAGGCAATGGCAAGTCGCTGGAATCATGGATCTGGGGCGCCGCCTGCTCAATTCGCGGGGCCAAGGATGCCCCGAAGTTCAAGGACTACATCCTTCCGCTGATCTTCACCAAGCGTCTATGTGATGTCTTCGATGACGAGGTGAACCGCATTGCCAAGGAAGTCGGATCGCGCAAGAAGGCATTCCAACTCGTCAAGGCCGATCACAAACTGGTCCGTTTCTACCTCCCCCTTGTGCCTGATGACCCCGATCTGCCTGTCTGGTCCGTAATCCGCAAGCTCGCCGACAGAATCGGTGAAAATGTCACCACCCAGATGCGGGCCATTGCCAGAGAGAACTCGCAGCTGCAGGGCATCATCGATCGCGTGGACTTCAACGCCACGACTCACGGCGTGCGCGATCTCGACGACGACCGGCTCTCGAACCTGATCGAAGCCATCAGCAGCAAGCGTCTTGGGCTGGATGATGTCGAGGCCGACATCATCGGCAAGAGCTATGAATACCTCATCCGCAAGTTCGCCGAGGGCAGTGGCTCAAGCGCGGGCGAGTTCTACACACCACCGGAAGTCGGCACGATCATGTCACGCGTCCTCCAGCCCGAACCGGGCATGGAAATCCATGACCCTACCTGTGGTTCCGGCGGGCTGCTCGTGAAGTGCGAGATCGCCATGGAGGAACGCTCCATAGGCAAGCAACGCAGCGTGGCTCCATTGAAGCTGTTTGGCCAGGAGTACATACCGGAAACCTGGGCCATGGCCAGCATGAACATGATCATCCACGACATGGAAGGTCAGATCGAAATCGGTGACACTTTCAAGAACCCAAAATTCCGTGACCGCCGGGGCAGGCTGCGCACTTTCGACCGTGTCGTCGCCAATCCCATGTGGAACCAGGACTCGTTCACCGAGGCCGACTACGACGCCGACGAGTTGGACCGCTTCCCCGCCGGTGCGGGCTTCCCGGGAAAGTCCTCCGCCGATTGGGGCTGGGTTCAGCACATTCACGCCTGCCTGAACGACACGGGCCGTGCTGCCGTGGTTCTCGACACGGGTGCTGCCTCGCGTGGCTCGGGCAATGCCGGCAGCAACAAGGAACGCACGGTACGCCAGTGGTTCGTGGATCAGGATCTGATCGAGAGCGTACTCTATCTGCCGGAAAATCTGTTCTACAACACCACTGCCCCGGGCATTGTGCTCTTTCTCAACAGGGCCAAGCCCAAATCCCGTCAGGGCAAGGTCTTTCTCGTCAACGCCAGTCAGATCTTCGAAAAGGGCGAGCCCAAGAACTTCATCCCGGACGCAGGCATCCAACGCATCGCCGAGACCCTCATCGGGTGGAAGGAAGAGGAAAAGCTCAGCCGCATCGTCGATCACGCCGAGTTGAAGAAAAACGACTACAACATCTCACCGAGTCGCTACATACACACCAGCGACGCGGAGACCTACCGCCCGATTGCGGAGATTGTCGCGGAGTTGAAGGTCATCGAAGCCGAAGCTCGTGAGACGGACAAGGCTTTGATGAAGATTCTGAAGCAGATCGGGGTCTAG
- a CDS encoding ZIP family metal transporter, which yields MILLLILFASLAGGIVSVLLAATVLTVKPARLERALPRLISFSTGTLLGAAMLGMIPHAADSLPTSTVAQAMLVGIVSFFVLEKLLVWRHCHKHDCDVHASSGPLLLIGDAFHNFVDGVVIAGAFLSSVPLGLTVTLSTIAHEVPQEVGEFMVYLSSGYTRRRALFLNAVTSLTAVVGAALGYFFLSQMHHAGPYLLSFAAAGFIYVALADLIPTQRGKTSLRLTLLDLLLLLAGIGLIAWVVR from the coding sequence ATGATCCTTCTGCTGATCCTCTTCGCATCCCTGGCGGGAGGCATCGTCTCCGTCCTTCTGGCCGCCACGGTCCTGACCGTCAAGCCTGCCCGTCTGGAACGCGCACTGCCGCGGCTGATCAGTTTTTCCACCGGCACACTGCTGGGGGCCGCCATGCTGGGCATGATCCCCCACGCGGCCGATTCCCTGCCCACGTCCACAGTGGCACAAGCCATGCTGGTCGGAATCGTCAGCTTCTTCGTGCTCGAAAAGCTGCTGGTGTGGCGTCATTGCCACAAGCACGACTGTGATGTTCACGCCAGCTCCGGGCCGCTCCTGCTCATCGGCGACGCGTTTCACAACTTCGTTGACGGCGTGGTCATCGCGGGCGCCTTCCTGAGTTCCGTGCCACTGGGTCTGACCGTGACACTCTCGACCATCGCCCATGAAGTACCGCAGGAAGTCGGCGAATTCATGGTCTACCTCAGCAGCGGCTACACGCGACGACGCGCCCTCTTCCTCAACGCCGTGACGAGCCTGACTGCGGTTGTCGGCGCTGCCCTTGGATATTTCTTCCTCTCGCAGATGCACCACGCGGGCCCCTATCTGCTGTCCTTCGCCGCCGCGGGGTTCATCTACGTGGCCCTCGCGGACCTGATCCCCACCCAGCGCGGCAAGACCAGTCTCCGCCTGACGCTGCTGGACCTCCTGCTTCTGCTCGCGGGCATCGGTCTGATCGCATGGGTCGTACGGTAG
- a CDS encoding ATP-binding cassette domain-containing protein, whose protein sequence is MPDEVRDMQLTVRDLTVAYTNGHVALHDAGFELRSGTICGLVGVNGSGKSTLFKSIMGFVKPVTGSVLIAGRPVKEALRNNWVAYVPQSEDVDWAFPVSVWDVVLMGRYGHMNFLRMPRAHDRRIALESLERVGMAEFRERQIGELSGGQKKRVFLARALAQEGRIMLLDEPFTGVDVSTETAIIDLLRQLRADGHIILVSTHDLGAVPGFCDQVVIINRTVLAAGPTQETFTAENLGLAFGGALRSLRVDHTDTPGSKIHELRVITDDEGALVLREDGRLSRATREDSRDA, encoded by the coding sequence ATGCCCGATGAAGTGCGGGACATGCAGCTGACCGTGCGTGATCTGACCGTGGCCTACACCAATGGCCACGTGGCGCTCCACGATGCCGGATTCGAGTTGAGGTCCGGCACGATCTGCGGGCTGGTGGGGGTCAACGGGAGTGGAAAGTCCACCCTGTTCAAGTCGATCATGGGGTTCGTGAAACCGGTCACGGGCAGTGTGCTCATTGCCGGGCGCCCCGTGAAGGAAGCGCTCCGCAACAACTGGGTGGCCTACGTTCCCCAATCCGAGGATGTGGACTGGGCCTTTCCCGTCAGTGTCTGGGATGTCGTGCTGATGGGCCGCTACGGGCACATGAACTTCCTCCGCATGCCCAGGGCGCATGACAGACGGATCGCCCTCGAGAGCCTGGAGAGGGTCGGCATGGCCGAGTTTCGCGAACGCCAGATCGGCGAACTCTCCGGTGGGCAGAAGAAGCGCGTCTTTCTCGCCCGCGCACTGGCTCAGGAGGGACGCATCATGTTGCTGGACGAACCCTTCACCGGCGTGGACGTCAGCACCGAAACCGCGATCATCGACCTGCTGCGGCAGCTGCGCGCCGACGGACACATCATTCTCGTCTCCACCCACGATCTGGGCGCCGTGCCCGGATTCTGCGATCAGGTGGTGATCATCAACCGCACCGTGCTGGCCGCTGGCCCCACGCAGGAAACCTTCACCGCGGAGAATCTCGGCCTCGCGTTCGGCGGAGCGCTGCGCAGTCTGCGTGTGGATCACACGGACACACCTGGATCGAAGATTCACGAACTGCGGGTGATCACGGACGACGAAGGCGCCCTTGTTCTGCGTGAGGATGGAAGGCTCAGCCGCGCGACACGCGAGGATTCGCGCGATGCTTGA
- a CDS encoding metal-dependent transcriptional regulator encodes MSESTENYIKAIQTLELRYGQASTNEIARALSVTMPSVTRMVKRLAAEGLIEHEPYRGAVLSEKGRRFANAVLRRHRLIELFLHQVLSVPWDEVHEYADRLEHAIGDDLTGKIDAFLGYPDHDPHGSRIPRADASALTIQGIALDQVESGSRVRLLEVPDEDSELLRLLDSWKLGIGSVVLVEDNSRLLDAVTLRTEFAQVALGRRVASLIRVERVES; translated from the coding sequence ATGAGCGAATCGACCGAGAATTACATCAAGGCCATCCAGACGCTCGAGTTGCGCTACGGGCAGGCCTCCACCAACGAGATCGCGCGGGCACTCTCCGTGACCATGCCTTCGGTCACACGCATGGTGAAACGGCTTGCCGCCGAAGGCCTGATCGAGCACGAGCCCTACAGGGGAGCCGTCCTGTCGGAGAAGGGCAGACGATTCGCGAATGCCGTGCTGCGGCGTCATCGACTGATCGAGCTCTTCCTGCATCAGGTGCTCTCTGTCCCCTGGGACGAGGTCCATGAGTACGCGGATCGCCTGGAGCACGCCATCGGTGACGATCTCACCGGGAAGATTGACGCCTTCCTCGGCTACCCCGACCACGACCCACACGGCTCGAGGATTCCCCGGGCGGACGCGTCTGCGCTCACGATCCAGGGAATCGCCCTGGACCAGGTGGAATCGGGATCACGGGTCCGGTTGCTGGAGGTTCCGGATGAGGATTCCGAACTGCTGCGCCTGCTGGACAGCTGGAAGCTGGGCATCGGCAGCGTGGTGCTGGTGGAGGACAATTCGCGCTTGCTGGACGCCGTCACATTGCGGACTGAATTCGCGCAGGTCGCACTGGGCAGGCGTGTGGCGAGCTTGATTCGTGTGGAGAGGGTGGAAAGCTGA
- a CDS encoding metal ABC transporter permease, with amino-acid sequence MMLTTLLEPLRYGFMVEAMLISAVIGAACALLSCYLVLKGWSLMGDAISHALLPGVVLAYIAGLPLALGAFAAGLVCAGGTGWIKQHSRVKEDTVLGVVFTGMFALGLVMFSKVQTSVHLNHILFGSLLGIEREEMIQALVFGGLALITLLLKRKDLLLYLFDAGQARASGLNTTAMHYLLLVLMAATVVAALQAVGIILTVAMLITPGCIAHLLTDRFDRMLLVSAASAVSSSVIGTWLSYFLNGATGACIVLTQSLFFVFALLFAPKHGLLSRRTAARTRSIQAKSV; translated from the coding sequence CTGATGCTCACGACCCTTCTGGAACCGCTGCGATACGGCTTCATGGTGGAAGCGATGCTGATTTCGGCTGTGATCGGGGCCGCCTGTGCGCTGCTTTCCTGCTACCTCGTGCTCAAGGGCTGGTCGCTGATGGGCGACGCCATCTCCCACGCGCTGCTTCCCGGAGTCGTTCTGGCGTACATCGCGGGACTGCCGCTGGCGCTGGGTGCCTTTGCCGCCGGTCTTGTCTGTGCCGGGGGCACGGGATGGATCAAGCAACACAGCCGAGTGAAGGAGGACACGGTTCTGGGCGTCGTCTTCACCGGCATGTTCGCACTGGGCCTGGTGATGTTCTCCAAGGTGCAGACATCCGTGCATCTGAATCACATCCTGTTCGGCAGCCTTCTGGGCATCGAGCGGGAGGAGATGATCCAGGCACTGGTCTTCGGTGGTCTTGCGCTGATCACGCTGCTGCTGAAGCGCAAGGACCTGCTGCTGTACCTGTTCGATGCCGGTCAGGCGCGCGCCTCCGGACTCAACACCACCGCCATGCACTACCTGCTGCTTGTCCTGATGGCCGCCACGGTCGTCGCCGCGTTGCAGGCCGTGGGCATCATTCTGACCGTGGCCATGCTGATCACGCCGGGCTGCATCGCCCACCTGCTCACCGACCGCTTCGACCGCATGCTGCTGGTATCCGCAGCAAGCGCCGTTTCCAGTTCCGTGATCGGCACCTGGCTGAGCTACTTCCTCAACGGTGCCACGGGCGCGTGCATCGTCCTCACCCAGTCCCTGTTCTTTGTGTTCGCCCTGCTGTTCGCCCCCAAACACGGTCTGCTGTCCCGCCGCACGGCAGCACGGACACGCTCGATCCAGGCCAAGAGCGTCTGA
- a CDS encoding NifB/NifX family molybdenum-iron cluster-binding protein yields MKICVPINADNQLDSEICAHFGSAPAFLIVDTEDQSCHAIVNGNQHHQHGKCMPLQALQNERIEGVVVGGIGNGALSKLTAARLQVYISRQGTVRDMLVEFRAGRLGRMEPALACAHDAHGHV; encoded by the coding sequence ATGAAGATCTGCGTTCCCATCAATGCTGACAACCAGCTCGACAGTGAGATCTGCGCCCATTTCGGTTCGGCTCCCGCCTTTCTGATCGTGGACACCGAGGACCAGAGTTGCCATGCCATCGTCAACGGCAACCAGCATCACCAGCACGGCAAGTGCATGCCGCTCCAGGCGCTCCAGAACGAACGGATCGAGGGCGTTGTCGTTGGCGGAATCGGCAATGGCGCGCTGAGCAAACTCACCGCCGCCAGACTCCAGGTATACATTTCCAGGCAAGGGACCGTCAGGGACATGCTGGTCGAGTTCAGGGCGGGCCGCCTGGGAAGGATGGAGCCGGCACTGGCCTGCGCTCACGATGCTCATGGCCATGTGTGA
- a CDS encoding ABC transporter ATP-binding protein encodes MQMVLSVDGLSKHYGRLQVLDRISFQLEEGRILGFLGANGAGKSTTLRILLSLVRADSGRFRILDTDFPGGNRAVYGRVGALIERADLFLQLTARENIELLGRMQGVRDAARVNEVLERVGLLDRADDRVAKFSHGMKQRLGLAQAILHRPRLLILDEPATGLDPGGMREMRVLIRQLARDEGMAVLFSSHLLSEVELLADRVLILNHGRTLAMGTLEELFHSLPERYFEVHGGDPGALAAFMTGRAGVEVVEHTPHGLRIRVNVARAVTPDRLLRELLEHGLPVDEFRSADSLEELFLDHLPEGAEDAR; translated from the coding sequence ATGCAGATGGTTTTGTCGGTTGACGGTCTCAGCAAACACTATGGCCGGCTGCAGGTGTTGGACCGAATCTCGTTCCAATTGGAAGAGGGGCGCATTCTGGGATTTCTGGGGGCCAACGGGGCGGGCAAGAGCACCACGTTGCGCATTCTGTTGAGCCTGGTACGTGCCGACAGTGGGCGTTTCCGCATTCTGGACACGGACTTCCCCGGTGGCAACCGTGCGGTCTACGGGCGCGTGGGGGCACTGATCGAGCGCGCGGACCTGTTCCTTCAATTGACGGCACGCGAGAACATCGAGCTGCTGGGGCGCATGCAGGGAGTGCGCGATGCGGCGCGGGTCAACGAGGTGCTCGAGCGTGTGGGTCTGCTCGATCGCGCCGACGACCGGGTGGCCAAGTTCTCCCACGGCATGAAGCAGCGACTGGGGCTGGCCCAGGCAATCCTGCATCGGCCCAGGCTGCTGATTCTGGACGAACCGGCCACGGGGCTGGATCCGGGTGGCATGCGCGAGATGCGTGTGCTGATTCGCCAGCTGGCGCGCGACGAGGGCATGGCCGTGCTCTTTTCCAGCCACCTGCTCAGCGAGGTGGAGCTGCTGGCCGACCGGGTGCTGATTCTCAACCACGGGCGCACCCTGGCAATGGGCACGCTCGAGGAACTGTTCCATTCGCTGCCCGAGCGCTATTTCGAGGTGCACGGCGGCGATCCCGGTGCGCTGGCCGCCTTCATGACCGGCCGGGCCGGGGTGGAAGTGGTGGAGCACACGCCGCACGGGCTGCGCATCCGGGTGAACGTGGCTAGGGCCGTGACACCCGATCGTCTGCTGCGCGAGTTGCTGGAACACGGGCTGCCCGTGGATGAATTCCGTTCGGCGGACAGCCTGGAAGAACTGTTTCTGGATCACCTGCCCGAAGGCGCGGAGGACGCACGATGA